AACTAAGTGTAGTCATATACAGAAGAAACATTGCAAGAGATCACTGCAGATCACAGCTTTTACAATTTAATAACTTTCACatttgtgacccccccccccccctcctaaaAATTACTTGTGACACATTTGTTGTTTCACTTATAAAGGaccaatataacaaaagaaaattgtgaaaaaaaaggttagaacagaaaagtaaaaaaaaatcaatttgtgatAGAAATTAACCAAATCATTACCTACTAGAATTTAagttgaatatttttattttcaattgtttGAGCAAGcaccaaaaaacaaatcacaatctACAGGGGCCCAATGGCCACACATTAAGTTCTGCAGGTTGGGTACTAggtttatatttctgtaaatgtctTGCCCAAAAGACTTATTTTTTCCTGCTTGATATTCCTGTCCTTTGCTGCTTTTAAGTAATAGAAAGTGAGCTAAACTCTCTCCAATGAGGTCACAACAGCTAAGATACCCACACAAACATAACCAAAGTAAAGAGAAAATGAATTTGTGGAGTTTTAAATTGTGCCTGGTCATGCAGTAAACTGGCGCCAAGATATAAATGCAAGCAACCAACAATGCCTGCACATCAACTTTAATCCTCTAAATCGCTCTGAAACCAACAGTGCTTAGATTTATCAGATCTGAGACCTGTATCCTCCAACCTGCATTACATCTCATTACCAGTTTATTGCATTACAGGTTTGAAACAATGTATTTAATGATTATCTGTGAATGATTTCCTTTGAAAAACCTAAATGAAgatatgtttatatgttaaatAGTTTTGCAGTCACATGAATATTGATAATGCTAGGCAAAAGTTGCAAATGGTAAAACTGTCCCTAACTCCAATGGTATGAAAAATAGAACACTCAATGCACCATATGCAGAAGAGTTTGCAAATATACCAGCAATACAACAACCCCATACACAAATTGCATAGTAAATGATTGCAATCAGACAAACAAAAGCAGGCAGTTATTGAAGGTTAAATGAATTTTACTAACACACTGCAATGCAATTTCTTACAATGAATAAGCACAAACAATTGCAGAGTCTGTACCAGAAAACACTCCTTGGATAAAACCTAAATACAATTAAACTAACACAACTACTATCAGTGACCTGAATTCTAAGCCAGAAGTTGTGTCGAGTaaaaaggttgatttttttttctattgaagagAACACAGATAATCAACTCACATCTATAATCAAGAAACCAAGCCCTAGTACAAatatcaaagaaaagaaaaaaagacctagAGCTTGGTCTGGTCCAAAAAGGGCATTTTTGGTTACCAACAAAGAAtcatgaaatgaaataaaacattttattgtatctcATATATAGGGAGAAGCAacagtttcaaaatattttttgtatatacagttatTCATATCCAACCAGGGGTCCAACAGAGCAAATATACATTAcgagtaaacaaaaaaacataaatttaaaagtaGCTCTCAAAATTTTCCAGCACGTTTCACATCACTTGCTTCTATATATTGTGCTGTATTTGTTCAGCCTAATAGTTGGACTAGAGACAACCATTGATTGATTTCAGTTGCACTGTGTTTGAAGTAATTTGGAGTTGGAACTTTATATATGGTTAATACTTGGACCTCTAGATGGCGCTATGCCCTCACATACAGACAGAACTAGCAACACTTTATTTGAAGAcacattgccatctagtggtgaccaacgataatgcaaaaaaagatcatttaaagataaactaaacccaaaatggcaaaaaaaaaaaaaaaacctgaaacttgcagggcagtctgatcgctcCAGGGGACCCATCATTGTCctattgggtcccacgtcgtcctggcatTTGTCCTAGAGCCGGCGCTCCgagtgcagccatcttctttttcctgttcttttttctACATCACCGAACCCAGGCGTGAgaacgggtgacgtaggataaaaaaaacattttgctgatctaactgcgcatgtgcgagatctgcaaaatttatttttgcgCAAAAAGTCCCCTTCTGCGCACGTATGTGCAGAAAGaccgcccaagagcctcctgggatgcctgacataattctcgatcgagaattaggggcaGTGCttcactctctttttttttttttttttttaaaaaaagggtgtagcacttaaaataaaaacaaacacacagaatttttacttttgtgttctctacccttttatgcaaagtgaaaattgtgagtttagttacgctttagaAGCAAGTGACCTATCATACCCAActcaaccaaaaacaaaatcctCAAATCTAAAAACAGACTGAAATtgtatgattttcattttttcacctACTGAATAAAGGTCACGATGGAtataattatttcaattattgCATTTGCTTTTTCTGTCGATTACAGTTTTGAATGTAGGTCCatttagttttcctgtttttccagGTAATAGTAcctggtttatatttggataatATTGGTATATCCTCTACAACAGTTTCCTAACCAAAGTTCCATGGTATTGTTGGGTTCCTCCATAGATTGCCAGGGGGTtcttgagcattgagcagtttgtgcctctcaggtcagtttaacagatacaaataatctttttggctatctgtaagggtgacattttttaccactggccagcaatctaggaggaattcttcctactgaccacggcactaatgtactctgagtgGTGGATATAGTAGTAACAGCAGGGGCTCCACATTCCAAGGGTTAAaaaggaaacactgctctacaatTCTCTTTTATCTCATACATTTGATGGTCTTTAAAGCCAAAATGTCCAGCTAGTTATACCCCTATcgattttcttttcctttctgcagggagattttccttttttttttgtcccaaagATGCATCTGAATTTTTTGCTTCATCAGGGAGTTTGTCCATGGATCGTTACTGGagaatttttaaacttttggtaTAACGAACCATACTAAATGATAGGAAATCTGTCATAGAGATAGGTTCTTTTAAAAGCCCATTCCCTGATTCAGTTCATTGATATGGTGTCtggataagtttattttttattacaactcCTGTCCTGTTGGTCAACAGCACATCTGATATTATATCGTTGTATATAGTTACTTATGTAATAGGTTTTTAAAAGCAGGTAAGAAATGACATCTCCATTTTTACAATGGCAAagttatattaaaatacaatgatGGTATGGTATGTGTAGCAACCCTTGATAACTGGACTAGagttatttataaacagtatttatatagcgccaacatattacacagtgctgtacattaaatagggtttgcaaatgacagacacatagagacagtgacacaggaggaggagaggacacaaAAGAGCTTATAATATAAGAGGTAATTGATTGTAACAAATCAGAGAATTAAAGAATGTTCCAATGGAAACAACAGTCGTAATTATATTAGGCGAGAATGTCATGTCAGTACAATTGTCCTTTAGAGATCCATGTGCCACTGTTTTCTAATGTGTGCCACCTTCGTTTGTTCTTCCACAACCTAGCTAGATAGCACATTGTTTGTTCTTTCTACAATCATCGGAAACAACCATTACCAactatttccagcaacaatttttGAGCATTTGTATGGGGATCAAGGCTTCGCCTGTCTGCGGCCTTCTTACTAAGTAAGCCAAGTTATGTGGTTCTATGACTTCTGAAGTGTTGTACAAATAGAATGCACTGAAGTGGGAGCAACTAACCACTTTATCACCCTTTACATGAAATAACTTGTGCAACACAGCTTGCAGTGTAATAGAAATGGTCCTAAGTGTTTGTATAACAATATTTGTCTAAAGTCGGTTAAGCTTGGCTTGCACAGTATAACTTACCGCCACCACTAAGACAAGAGATATATAAATTACAGGgattaaataaattgtataaaacaaacCACACACTCACTCTCCCCAAACCTACAAaacctgtttttaatatttttattttaataaaattaaggtAAACAGTCACTGTTGTAGCAAAAGCTCCTCCAGCCCTAACTTTTAGCTTTGGATGGAAAAATAAAGGGTTAGAACCTTGTTTTAAAACACGAAAATATactctaaataaaacaaattcataatctTCCTTGTTTTACAGCTTTATAGCTGATACATccaaagaggaactaaagtgaCATGACTCCCCAGTCTgcattccattgcagggcgctgccatcttccttgtCTTTTTCATCCTGgtgatgatcttcagccattttgattgaccaTGCCAGGAtgatttaaagcatacctaaactcaacatttgcattttacataGGGAAGACAACacttatatgtttaaaataaaaaaaagggtgcaggacCTCCCCTTtcaatgggagcacagagcctccgaggatatctacgtcacacatcccgcaAGGCTATGGGTGCTGCTAATCTCGGGCATGCGGAGaatgggcattttttctattaagggaaagagatgccgatctcacacaagcACAGTAAGAttagctctcttttttcccctttccagGGGGCTAGGTCaaccaatcttgcacctgcgcagtatGAGATTAGTTGACGTACCAAGAAGACTGAGGAAAAAGACAAAAGTGtagaatgaagatggcggcgcccaacGCTTCCTCAGCACTGGGACAAAAAGGAATTCCAGGAGGATGCAGGACCGGATCACGGGAAGAACCAGCGCCATCAAGgaacctgcgggattaaaggtaagtgtgatttttttgttttcggctcagttccactttaattgggAGTTTAAATGGGAGCACATGCTAGGGAAGACAGGTTATCCTGGCAACAAAAACTGATGTGCTTATGTGCAGCCCTGCTTTGTAGCCAAAAACCCTAAGTGATGAGGCAGGTAAGGaaacatttttgcagaagggacatcgccagttcttttctgaaataatgacctgtctgatcgagcatttgtaaaagtggaattttagccAAAATGTCCAGTTGTCTGTATCCTTTCTGAGCAGATTTCTGGTATCCGGTATCCTGGTTTTATGACGTCTGGGAGATTAAACAGAAAATTATAGGAaatctaaacacatttttcattagaGAGATTCGTAGCAGGTGTCCttactggggtttttttttataaatgtagtaTATTATGTACcataccaaaaaaaggaaatctgccatggtgacaggttctcttatttGTTCATTCTCTCATCCACTGATGGAATCATTGTGCTTGTTAATGATCATTTTGTCACATGCTATCCGTACCTAGAAGCAGCTGGTATATCTTGGGGCTCAAGCAAATGAGAAGAGCAGTGGGGGAACATGAGGATATATCTGTGGACCAGTAGCCAGGAcattttaagagaacctgtcactttgcaaTTAATgggtaaaatgacaaattctctTTACCACTGAATGTCTGTGCTACATCTATATTTTCTGCTGTTTGAAAATTCTTTTAGACTTGATCACATGGTTTCCTAACAACACAGGCaaatctttctgcaataaaataatctgcattttacatttagacACAAATTTATATCTTTACGTCTATGTCATGTATTTGGTTTATGAACACTTTGCAAGAGTGGCAAAATTCAGCTTAGGCAGGCACAGCAAACATACAAAACTTACCAACCAAAAGGTGACCACAATGACTATGTATAGAAAGGGAGCCTGTAATACAAGAAAGGAGGGGACAGGCTCAGTCTGCTGAGGGCTTTATAAAAAGGGCCCCTGGACAATTCATCTCTCCTCAGACATCTTTCAGCAGGTTCTAACCTCATTTCACAACTGTTTTCTGACTTTCTATATTCTGCCTGTCTGCTTAAACATCTACCCATAGTACACATCTTGTACATTCTTCTATCATCTCCTTCACCATCATGGACACCTCTTACCCCCGAGAAGATATATTCCCAGCACCTTCTAATAAACCAGACAAAGCATCAACTGTCGTCAACATAGGGGCCCCCACAGCTCCCAAGGATCACCTGTTGTGGTCTTTATGTAACACGGTGTACCTGAATCTCTTTTGTCTTGGATTTATGGCATTAGTCTACTCAGTCAAGGTAAGAAAGGGATAAATAATATCTGATTGTTGGCATCAGCACAGAAATTGTACATACCATGACATAACCATAACCTTTATTACTGTAAATGTCTTTggtgtttgctttttattatgttttcatttttttaatatttatacttgGTACAGGTTACTAATAACacaattacaaaaaagaaaaggacaatgGGGTAATTTTCTAAAGGGGAAGCagctgatcatttaaaaaaaaaacttgtattcaCTTCAAATACCCAATCATGCACACAGAATTGGATTTTTCAATAGGAACACAAGTTCACCTTATTTACCACCATTAATTTTCATAGAACAGCAAtgtttttaatcacattttttaatactgagtcatgtgcaggaaaaatacatatatatgaatgatatgaatataaataaatgtaaacccagcttcacttttttctttgtataggTTTACTAAATATTCATGAATACATTAGTTCTGTCTGTACAGATGATGTTGTTGACTTATTTAAGATGGTGGGACAGATAAAGGGATTTCCAAATTTTACATGACATGGGATCCCTAAAAAGATGAAATTCCACCTGGAGTTAACACATCAATGAGAGTTATTTAGAAAAGTAATATAAGCTAGAAATAAAAGCATTCACCTTGCggagtttttgtttattttagaaagtGCTAGAAAATAAGGTGAAACTCTTCGCTTTGAACAGTCTTATACAAGCAGAAatgctgttttttctattttctttgcacatgaatGGGTGTTCCAAGCAAACCCAACTTAAGCTTATTCACTAACAATCACTTGGGATTAATGGGAGCAATGTGAATATTCTCTCTGCTGGATGAATACCatctactcttttagtaaatcaaccccaatacagaatctttaaaaacacatttttatggagTGGAGTGGAAAGAAGAACCATACCATAGTATAGCACTGATTGCAACTAATTAATTTCCACTTAATATACCTTAGAGCTTTATTCTTAGGTCCTAttgacatgttttattttgtttattttccccATAGATGTTAAATGATTTGCTTACAGACTTTTGTAAAGCTCCAAATAAtccttgtattattattttatacaacattGCAAGCAAGCCACCCTAGTTACAAAACAAAGTAGTAGTTACAATGATCTGCTACCGGtattacatatacaatttttagtcaattggaaaaaaaaatctggactcTACTTTATAGATTTATTATCATTCATAATAATTTACATATGAGTCACTtgcctgaaatatatatatatatatatatatatatatatatatcttcttgtactgactctatatatatatcctctTGTACTGACGGACTGTTTTGTACTTAAGTTCATTGCTCTGCACACAGCACCCTGACAGCCTCCACTGTCTTAACTTTTTTAGAGAAGAACAAAGGCCCAGCGATAAAATTAGTGAATGCAAAATATAAGTTGATTAACAATAAGCTTtaacttgattaaaaaaatgtatatataaatcgCTATACTGAGAATAATTGATTTACACATAAATTAGGCTGTATCTGGAAAGATAATCTGAATATTTATGATGaggaagatattaaaaaaaggtttaaaagttttttttttaaataatactagCAATGGGATCACAAAAGACAAACACAAGTTTTGCATGGACATTTTGGTAATAACAGACTGACATTGTGTTTACTAAAATAGAGCAGCCCTTAATTACAGGTTTGTTTCATGCTCTGTTTTGTGTCCCTTCTACTTTGTGGCATTGTGTTTATGTAACCCAACAATTTGCTATCTTCTGCTACATTTACATAGCTTTCTGGACACCTGACCAGTCAGAACTGCCACTTAGCAGAAACAGAGCTAAAGATATCCAAGGTTCTCCAGAATCCAATGGAGGAAACTCACACCACTATCTAAAACATTTTACCCTCAAAGAAACCATTCAACAAATGATTATAAAGCTGACAgttaatttgcaataaaataatttgtaggatgttttaatttattttatgtatgtataagtAATCTGAAATACTCATGGGGGTATAAGACTCTGGCGAATCATTTTTGAATTGCCCTGACAAAACAATTATAACATTCTTGAAATTAATAAtagcaacaaagaaaaaactgaGACAGTAAACTTTATGGTGTTTTCCAACTTTAGTGATAATTGTAAAAATgatcccttacattggtggtagaTGGACAATTGCCCACTTGCATTGGTGTTGGTGGAACATCAATTTGCTGCTAGCAAACTCAGACAAAATCccagttaagaaacactgatccatTGCAATGTGATAATCACTATTTTTAGACTGATCACCATAATGAACAAAATTCAACCAGTAGAATAAATTGCATTATATGATCTTTAGTGAATAtgaatatctagtagtagttagtcacatttggctggacttgttcttgtactGTTGAAGAAGTTTAATAACTTTCCAAGCTGCTTCTCAAATATAGAAATgttcatgttaaaataaataaatgatggttTTTTAGTTGGATTCTCTTTTTACCAGTATGGAGCTGTAAAGCTAAAATGGGGGTTGACCTGTTTTCAGATTTCCGGGTGCCCATTCCTTTACCCACTCTCTTTTCTAAGcctgtaaaaaattatttattgcagatttacttattttaaatatttgaaactaGTAATCCAATTCCATTCTTTACAGGCACGAGATCAGAAGGTACAAGGAGATCAACGTGCTGTTCGTTACTATGCCAGGAAAGCACGCTGCTACAATATCCTGGCTACTTTCTGGAACATTGCCCTACCTGCTTTGGTGCTGGCTCTATTCATCACTGGCATTGTGCACCTATCGCAGGtcgtaaatgcttccattgaccTCTTCAATCTTCGAGGCTACGTGGGCAGTACTGAAGAAGACAACAAGTAATCAAGAAGCCATTATGAGATCATTAAACAGATGGGAAAAAAGTGTGTGTAATTTgcacaaacaatatatacaaaagtcAATAATACCAAACATTTCATATTACTGACGGGTCACAAAGTTATGAACAGTCTGATAGAAATTGTGATGTGCAGACAAATCCACATAACATACAAAGAGAAGAGAAGGCTTCAACATTTCCATGTGAAAATATGGAACAATAATCTACTACTATGTAACCAGAATATGTAGGATTCATTTTAAGACAGTTCTTATATATTGGATTTTGGGGAAATGACATGGACACATATTTAAACAAACCGAGAAAGATTGTGCTACTTTGTTTTGTGCTTATTGATTTAGAATGGATGTTTAGATTTTAAGTTCATTTAGTAAAAGATatgcattgaaataaaaaaagaaattatatgcaaaaatcctgatatttaataaataaaaggctaTGTaacacagatgttttttttaagattgtaacATGTACTACTAAAATATCAAACTATCAGTGGTTTATTAGGAAATATTCAGAAATGGAGCAGATCGGTAGCACTTCAGCTGCATACAAACAGAACAATGGTCTATGCAATGTTATCAACTTGtcatataatattttagttttaaataaataaattaaaaaataaaaaggctttttgTAGAATTCATATTAGGAAGAAAAGGGGGGACTGGGAACCTTTGGCCTATGGAAGAATACAACCAAGTATCCCTGGCATGTAAGGGGCTAAATAAAATGCACCATATGGGATACTTGGGAAAGTGCGGTCAAGGAGCCTCATTAATTGGTGGGTATGGTGAAGGACATGGTTTATTGTGACAACAAATGCTGCATAAATATGGAACGGGTAGCCACATATTgctctgctgcattttttttttttgctcttctgACCTCTCTAGTCCTATTTTTGTATACACATGTGTACAGGTTAagatattcatatttttatgaatatagcaccaacattgtatgcaacactttacaaagtaaaaacagcCATTCACATCAAGCCTTGTATTTCTggaaagctcacaatctaattgcCACATGTGCACACACTGGCCCGCTCACTAGGGTCAATTTAGACAAAATAATAGTGCCAGCCACTATATACTAAAAAATTTAACCACAGTAACTAGGGcagtcaattaaaaaatgtgctcCTTCCTAAAAACTTAGATTcatagattgtttttttaataatttaatatctCAGATGAAATTATCTTACGCAGCAATTTACAGCAATTGTTTTCTGGCATTTAAGTGGCCAGTTGCTAATCATCAACATTGTTATACATATTGTTAGAGAGGTAATGAGTTACAAGCTCCCCTTTACCAGAATATAAGGGTATTTCTGACAGTGGTAAAGTAAAGGTTAATAAAATCTCAGGGGCAAAGATCCTTGGGCAAGGAAACCTTTAAACTAGGATTAAAGTCTATGTGTTGTGGTAACACACAGTAAAACACACAATTTACCAAGCATTACAGCAACCACTCATTGTCTGGTGCAACATCCATGCAATCCATccaatgttgagtttaggtacgctttaagaagtTGTATAAGAAGGTATAGTTGTGGAAGTGATGCAATTACTGCTTCTCAGGCACCTACAACTGTGATTTGCattctttctcaaccttttatacatgggggaacctttgatataactttcaggacACTGCACATAGTGAGCTGTATGCAAGAGAAAGAGCGATATTAGCCAGTTTGTGCAGAAAAAGGGGCATAGGGTATACCAGCAGTATTTACATGAAAGGTATGTCACAGGTActacagtgggcagtatgtgcaggaagaAAGAATAAAGAGCATGTATAGGAAAAGAGGGCCATACTAAGTGaaggtatgtgcaggagagacaTGCTCAAAGAGACGGGTGAATGCTAGACACTACATTGGGCATGCAGTTGAATTCAGTATGTACAGCAAAAGCAATAGAAGGAC
The genomic region above belongs to Pyxicephalus adspersus chromosome 9, UCB_Pads_2.0, whole genome shotgun sequence and contains:
- the LOC140337888 gene encoding interferon-induced transmembrane protein 5-like, which codes for MDTSYPREDIFPAPSNKPDKASTVVNIGAPTAPKDHLLWSLCNTVYLNLFCLGFMALVYSVKARDQKVQGDQRAVRYYARKARCYNILATFWNIALPALVLALFITGIVHLSQVVNASIDLFNLRGYVGSTEEDNK